The following nucleotide sequence is from Planctomycetota bacterium.
CGAGTGGTGCCCTCCCTGCCGGATGGTCACGCCGATCGTGGAGGAAATCGCCGCCGACTACGCCGGCAAGGCCAAGATCTGCAAACTCGACACCGACGCGCATCGCCAGACGGCGGGCAAATTCAGCATCACCGCCATCCCGACGCTTATCGTTTTCAAGAACGGCGAGGTCGCCAAGCGATTCACGGGCGTGACGAGCAAGCAAGACCTCAA
It contains:
- a CDS encoding thioredoxin domain-containing protein, whose protein sequence is EWCPPCRMVTPIVEEIAADYAGKAKICKLDTDAHRQTAGKFSITAIPTLIVFKNGEVAKRFTGVTSKQDLKKSLDEALA